The following proteins are encoded in a genomic region of Leptospira yasudae:
- the cobJ gene encoding precorrin-3B C(17)-methyltransferase, with product MKKGKLNIVGIGPGNDSHITPAVLKAIQEADLVIGYATYIGLVKHHLVGKQVTRTGMTEEVGRAQAAVDAAREGKIVTLISSGDAGVYGMAGLVFEVLRKIGWKKEDSPEIKMIPGVTADSSCASLVGAPLVHDMARISLSDLLTPWAVIENRIECAAKGDFVITLYNPASGRRQRQIVEASKIIKRHRPGTTPVALVKSAYRRQQNVQLSDLDNFLDYEIGMNTTVLVGSTKTFVYEGFMVTPRGYTNKYSLEDGSVKEGQRRAFSLRSEGDLQSRTSENDPSPNLNITKIKGAFLKPSTSVIEAETNPQAAPVSATATLDSSAVRAIETLDLLTKMKEENVPKRIDSIDPTRHKLCFIGRLGGGILFKNKDRYYIVGRLKTPTRFEDYGFRDPGEYGGRYCELKVIDPKRVLDLIFEFAISAHNDILPREIYEKFIIYRNSSASERLLGYVKTESGKVFIDEKEYSDISWLGAMPLDVWSLVRGVILKC from the coding sequence GTCAAACACCACTTAGTCGGGAAGCAAGTGACAAGAACGGGAATGACCGAAGAAGTCGGCAGGGCGCAAGCCGCAGTCGACGCCGCCAGAGAAGGCAAAATCGTGACTCTGATCTCTTCCGGGGACGCGGGTGTGTATGGAATGGCGGGCCTCGTCTTCGAAGTCTTGCGTAAAATCGGATGGAAGAAGGAAGATTCACCCGAAATCAAAATGATTCCCGGAGTCACCGCGGATAGTTCCTGCGCTTCTCTTGTGGGCGCCCCTCTCGTTCACGATATGGCGAGAATCTCCCTTTCCGATCTTTTGACTCCTTGGGCCGTGATCGAAAACAGGATCGAGTGCGCCGCGAAAGGAGACTTTGTCATCACTCTTTACAACCCCGCCTCTGGCAGGAGACAAAGACAAATCGTAGAGGCTTCCAAAATTATTAAGCGACATCGCCCCGGAACGACCCCGGTCGCGCTCGTCAAAAGCGCGTATCGAAGACAACAGAACGTTCAGCTTTCGGATCTGGACAACTTTTTGGATTACGAAATCGGAATGAACACCACGGTACTCGTGGGCTCCACCAAAACGTTCGTCTACGAAGGTTTTATGGTCACCCCTCGCGGTTATACGAACAAATATTCCTTGGAAGACGGCAGCGTCAAGGAAGGACAAAGAAGGGCGTTTTCTCTTCGATCGGAAGGCGATCTGCAAAGCAGAACCTCCGAGAACGATCCATCACCGAATTTGAATATTACGAAAATCAAAGGCGCATTTCTAAAACCTTCGACTTCGGTGATCGAGGCGGAAACGAACCCTCAAGCCGCGCCCGTAAGTGCGACCGCGACCCTGGATTCTTCCGCAGTGAGGGCGATCGAAACCTTGGATCTTTTGACCAAGATGAAAGAAGAAAACGTTCCCAAACGAATCGATTCCATCGATCCGACCCGACACAAACTTTGTTTTATCGGCCGACTCGGCGGCGGAATTCTTTTTAAAAACAAGGATCGCTATTATATCGTGGGAAGATTGAAAACTCCCACGCGCTTCGAAGACTACGGTTTCCGCGATCCGGGAGAATACGGAGGTCGATACTGCGAACTCAAAGTGATCGATCCAAAAAGAGTTCTCGATCTCATTTTCGAATTCGCGATTTCGGCGCACAACGACATTCTTCCACGAGAAATATATGAGAAATTCATCATATACAGAAATTCTTCCGCAAGCGAACGGCTTCTCGGTTATGTAAAAACAGAAAGCGGAAAGGTTTTTATCGACGAGAAGGAATATTCGGACATTTCCTGGCTCGGCGCCATGCCCTTGGACGTCTGGTCTCTCGTCCGCGGAGTGATCCTAAAATGTTAA
- the cobM gene encoding precorrin-4 C(11)-methyltransferase: MKVYIIGAGPGDPELITIKGARLVETCPVVLYTGSLVPTAVIERAKKDATVLDSSNMTLDDILEVILQAKEKNQDVARVHTGDPSIFGSTAEQMRRFDSLNIQYEIVPGVSSFTAAAAVLGKELTLPEVSQTVIITRAEGRTPMPEKERLEILAQSGATLTLFLSVLHIRKIVEQLTPFYGAECPVAVVQRATWPEQKILIGTLCDIAERVKAEKISSTAIIFVGPVLDCRDFADSRLYSADFSHGFRKAKRNR; the protein is encoded by the coding sequence ATGAAGGTTTATATCATCGGAGCGGGGCCGGGCGATCCCGAACTCATCACGATCAAAGGAGCGAGACTCGTGGAAACCTGTCCCGTCGTTCTTTATACCGGATCACTCGTGCCGACCGCCGTTATCGAAAGAGCGAAAAAGGACGCAACCGTATTAGATTCCTCGAATATGACATTAGACGATATTTTAGAAGTAATTCTCCAGGCTAAAGAAAAGAACCAGGACGTGGCGAGGGTGCATACCGGAGATCCTTCGATCTTCGGGTCCACCGCCGAACAGATGAGAAGATTCGATTCTTTGAATATACAATACGAAATCGTACCCGGCGTCAGTTCCTTTACGGCGGCCGCCGCGGTTCTGGGCAAGGAACTCACCCTTCCCGAAGTTTCGCAAACGGTCATCATCACAAGAGCGGAAGGAAGAACACCGATGCCTGAAAAAGAGCGACTTGAAATTCTCGCACAATCGGGAGCCACTCTCACACTTTTTTTGAGCGTACTCCACATTCGAAAAATCGTAGAACAATTGACTCCTTTTTACGGAGCGGAATGTCCCGTGGCGGTCGTACAAAGAGCGACCTGGCCCGAACAGAAAATTTTAATCGGGACGTTATGCGACATCGCGGAGCGCGTCAAAGCCGAAAAAATTTCGTCGACGGCGATCATCTTCGTAGGTCCGGTTTTGGATTGTCGCGATTTTGCGGACTCGAGGTTGTATTCCGCCGATTTTTCGCACGGATTCAGAAAGGCAAAACGAAATCGATGA
- the cobO gene encoding cob(I)yrinic acid a,c-diamide adenosyltransferase, which produces MSEPAKETRGLVVVHTGNGKGKTTAALGIVFRALGRGMKCGVIQFLKGKWETGERKFARTIPELDFHVMGLGFTWDSDDLDKDKAAAEEAWSVSAGMIQEGNHNIIILDEITYAFHYGWLPVEKVLEVLKERPRHVHVVVTGRNCPEVLLEYADLVSVMEAKKHPYQSGIPAQKGIDF; this is translated from the coding sequence ATGAGCGAACCCGCAAAAGAAACCAGAGGCCTTGTTGTCGTTCATACCGGAAACGGAAAAGGAAAAACCACGGCGGCGCTCGGAATCGTATTTCGAGCCTTGGGTAGAGGAATGAAATGCGGGGTGATCCAATTTCTCAAGGGAAAATGGGAAACGGGGGAACGGAAATTCGCGAGAACGATTCCCGAACTCGACTTTCACGTTATGGGTCTGGGTTTTACTTGGGACAGCGACGATCTCGACAAGGACAAGGCCGCGGCGGAAGAGGCCTGGTCCGTTTCCGCAGGGATGATTCAAGAAGGAAATCATAATATTATAATACTCGATGAAATTACGTACGCCTTTCATTACGGATGGCTTCCAGTGGAAAAAGTTTTAGAAGTTTTAAAAGAACGTCCCCGCCACGTTCACGTGGTCGTCACCGGAAGAAACTGTCCCGAAGTTCTGCTGGAATACGCGGATCTCGTAAGCGTGATGGAAGCGAAAAAACATCCGTATCAAAGCGGAATTCCCGCGCAAAAAGGAATCGATTTCTGA
- a CDS encoding cobyrinate a,c-diamide synthase, which yields MNDPARNSSLERNIPRIVVAGTGSGVGKTTIVLALTQALQKRGMHVAVFKCGPDYLDPTYHSRATGKTCHNLDGWLMGKESVLNTFGEACHNADIAIIEGVMGLFDGHSPNGEAGSTAEIAKWLSAPVIVILDAGGMARTAAAILKGLKEFDPDLNVAGACTNFIGSKSHIQLLESASSDVPIVGGFPKRPEHAFPERHLGLYSAAENALPEEMFSFWGSLAEEWLQIDSILAIANTAPKLSAPRRETRSIAPRCKIGIAMDAAFHFYYQENLMRLEEAGAELVFFSPIKDNRLPEVDGLYIGGGYPELHAAALSENREMLNDIREFAYTNRPVYAECGGLMYLSDSIRLVNGESYPMVGLIRGTVTMGEKLKALGYVEVSTEIPTFFGEPGIRFRGHQFRYSELTLDSSAEIELSYKLRKRRGNETSEEGYLRNSVLASYVHVHWASNPILPERFVQACAQAKVIR from the coding sequence ATGAACGATCCTGCTCGAAATTCTTCCCTTGAAAGAAACATTCCGAGAATCGTCGTCGCCGGAACCGGGAGCGGAGTCGGCAAGACGACAATCGTTCTCGCGCTAACGCAAGCCCTTCAAAAACGGGGGATGCACGTCGCGGTCTTTAAATGCGGCCCCGATTATTTGGACCCTACGTATCATTCTCGGGCCACCGGGAAAACTTGTCACAACTTAGACGGTTGGTTGATGGGAAAAGAATCCGTACTGAATACGTTCGGAGAAGCCTGTCATAACGCGGACATTGCGATCATCGAAGGCGTAATGGGATTGTTCGACGGACATTCTCCCAACGGAGAAGCGGGTTCCACCGCGGAAATCGCGAAGTGGTTGTCCGCGCCGGTGATCGTGATCTTGGATGCGGGCGGGATGGCAAGAACGGCGGCGGCGATTCTCAAAGGCTTGAAAGAATTCGACCCGGATCTGAACGTCGCGGGCGCATGTACGAATTTTATCGGAAGCAAATCACATATTCAACTTTTGGAAAGCGCTTCTTCGGACGTGCCGATCGTCGGCGGGTTTCCGAAACGACCCGAACACGCGTTTCCGGAAAGGCACCTTGGATTGTATTCCGCAGCTGAGAACGCCCTACCTGAGGAGATGTTTTCTTTTTGGGGAAGTTTAGCGGAAGAATGGTTGCAGATCGATTCGATCCTTGCAATCGCAAACACGGCCCCGAAACTCTCCGCACCCCGCCGCGAAACTCGATCCATCGCGCCTCGATGTAAAATCGGAATCGCGATGGATGCCGCCTTCCATTTTTATTATCAAGAAAATTTAATGCGACTGGAAGAAGCCGGAGCGGAACTCGTATTCTTTTCCCCGATCAAAGACAACCGATTGCCGGAAGTGGACGGATTGTACATAGGAGGAGGGTATCCGGAACTGCACGCCGCAGCCCTTTCCGAAAACCGAGAAATGTTAAACGACATTCGGGAATTTGCATATACGAACCGTCCCGTTTATGCGGAATGCGGCGGACTCATGTATCTTTCCGACTCGATTCGACTCGTTAACGGAGAATCGTATCCGATGGTCGGGTTGATTCGGGGAACGGTAACCATGGGAGAAAAACTAAAGGCGCTCGGTTACGTCGAAGTTTCCACGGAGATTCCCACCTTCTTCGGAGAACCCGGAATCCGTTTTAGAGGACATCAATTTCGTTATTCGGAATTGACTCTGGATTCTTCCGCTGAAATCGAACTTTCTTATAAACTCAGAAAACGGAGAGGAAACGAAACAAGCGAAGAGGGATATCTTCGAAATTCCGTTCTCGCGTCCTATGTTCACGTGCATTGGGCTTCCAATCCGATTCTACCGGAACGATTCGTACAAGCCTGCGCCCAAGCAAAGGTGATCCGATGA
- a CDS encoding adenosylcobinamide amidohydrolase has translation MSSILSNPSNVSWLEIDLKEAHNVLSWAVIGGGWTQTDRIVWHRVRNEDLSPEIEPSDYFRGQLSRREKSGNVVGFLTSASLENYSEVPLQRGTLQIKSLVTAGLGNAVRIGDPPFVSPSYGTINILVRCSAPMDLSASLEAVSLIAEARTLAVLEADVKSKVSRDFSTGTGTDCIAFASPLLGDPIRYTGKHTLSGHLIGKAVYESVRQGIEKWKEEKIKAGGTF, from the coding sequence ATGAGTTCCATTCTATCCAATCCATCGAATGTCTCCTGGTTGGAAATCGATCTGAAAGAGGCGCATAACGTGTTGAGTTGGGCCGTGATCGGAGGCGGCTGGACGCAAACGGATCGGATCGTATGGCATAGGGTTCGCAACGAAGATCTTTCTCCCGAAATCGAACCGAGCGATTACTTCCGCGGACAATTATCACGGCGAGAAAAATCGGGAAACGTAGTCGGTTTTTTAACGAGCGCGTCCCTTGAAAATTATTCCGAAGTCCCTCTGCAACGGGGAACGCTGCAAATCAAATCCCTGGTAACCGCCGGTCTTGGAAACGCCGTTCGCATCGGAGATCCCCCCTTTGTTTCTCCTTCGTATGGAACGATCAACATTCTGGTCCGGTGTTCGGCGCCGATGGATTTAAGCGCGTCCTTGGAAGCGGTCTCTCTCATCGCGGAAGCGAGAACCCTTGCCGTTCTCGAAGCGGACGTCAAAAGCAAGGTGAGTCGAGATTTTTCAACGGGAACGGGTACCGATTGTATCGCGTTCGCCTCACCTTTGTTAGGCGATCCTATCCGTTACACGGGCAAACATACTCTTTCCGGTCATCTGATCGGCAAAGCGGTTTACGAATCCGTACGGCAAGGAATCGAGAAATGGAAAGAGGAAAAAATCAAAGCGGGAGGAACGTTTTGA
- a CDS encoding histidine phosphatase family protein: protein MKKTLYLIRNADIGIDYRFKYVGRLDPPLSAQGISDAQSLGNYCKETFHSSNEQVYLSPSKRSLQTWKEMGLESSSEPIVIPALQEIHFGNWEGRSFTELEQIDPEGLIRWAAEPSLFSFPSGESFKTFVDRIDFLSSFLKESSAQKIILVSHGGLISTLICLLLKIHPSSYLHFQVKSASVSSMEIFSNGTALLTSLNQYSAKRRSEWPV, encoded by the coding sequence TTGAAAAAGACATTGTATCTCATTCGAAACGCGGACATAGGAATCGATTATCGATTCAAATACGTCGGCCGACTCGATCCTCCACTTTCCGCTCAAGGAATTTCGGACGCGCAGTCGCTCGGAAATTACTGCAAAGAAACATTCCATTCTTCGAATGAACAAGTTTACCTCAGTCCGTCAAAAAGAAGTCTTCAAACTTGGAAAGAAATGGGTTTGGAATCTTCTTCGGAGCCGATCGTCATTCCGGCGTTGCAGGAAATTCATTTCGGAAATTGGGAAGGAAGAAGTTTTACGGAATTGGAGCAAATCGATCCGGAAGGTTTGATTCGTTGGGCCGCCGAGCCGTCTCTCTTCTCCTTCCCGAGCGGAGAATCCTTTAAAACGTTCGTGGACCGCATCGACTTCTTATCTTCTTTTTTAAAGGAGTCTTCCGCACAAAAGATCATTCTCGTTTCGCACGGAGGATTGATTTCCACATTGATCTGCCTTCTTCTAAAAATTCATCCTTCTTCTTACCTTCACTTCCAAGTGAAGAGCGCTTCGGTTTCTTCTATGGAAATTTTTTCTAACGGGACCGCATTGCTCACAAGCCTCAATCAATATTCCGCAAAACGGAGAAGCGAATGGCCGGTATAA
- the cobU gene encoding bifunctional adenosylcobinamide kinase/adenosylcobinamide-phosphate guanylyltransferase, producing MAGITLITGGCRSGKSGFALRLAEESQGEKVFVATCPILDEEMHQRIHKHKQERENARWITVEEETNLASRFDSDRIRPGSIVVVDCLSLWINNLLYQAERSDRLLNEEEVRILCKELTHTISRSPIERVIFVSSEVGLGIVPPTKSGRIYRDLLGTCNQTVAQSADSVYFMVSGIPLSVRNPKRRQLG from the coding sequence ATGGCCGGTATAACCTTAATCACGGGCGGATGCAGAAGCGGCAAAAGCGGCTTTGCGTTACGGCTTGCGGAAGAATCTCAAGGTGAGAAAGTTTTCGTTGCAACCTGTCCGATCCTGGATGAGGAGATGCATCAAAGAATTCATAAACACAAACAAGAACGAGAAAACGCACGATGGATCACCGTCGAAGAAGAAACGAACCTCGCGAGTCGATTCGATTCCGACCGAATTCGGCCGGGATCGATCGTAGTCGTGGATTGTCTCAGCCTTTGGATCAACAATCTGCTCTATCAAGCCGAACGATCCGATCGTTTGTTAAACGAAGAGGAGGTTCGAATCCTTTGCAAAGAATTGACGCATACGATCTCCCGTTCTCCGATTGAAAGAGTGATTTTTGTGAGCAGTGAAGTCGGTTTGGGAATCGTTCCGCCAACCAAGTCAGGAAGAATTTACAGAGATCTTTTGGGAACTTGCAATCAAACCGTTGCACAAAGCGCGGACTCGGTCTACTTTATGGTCAGCGGGATTCCACTCTCGGTTCGGAATCCGAAACGCCGACAATTAGGATAA
- a CDS encoding cobyric acid synthase, whose translation MERTKHGGNLWELARRAGCAPDQILDFSANINPLGFPEWLRPFLNSKISDLVSYPDPDYASLKEKLHAKYGIFPDQIVFGNGAAELIHQIPSAVNADYAILIEPCYGGYRESIQLANLPCTELRLHEEDSFRLQVDAIEQVVRSNPDRRALIFLGHPNNPTGLTLNKKEIQTLAKTFPDSFFVIDESFIEFVSEEDSFQNERTENMILIRSLTKILAIPGLRIGFCNASAEICSRLNKRLPSWNVNALAAAVSEKAIDDSDFFKATRNKVSEWRDDFVAKLGRFDFLHVFPSETNFVLVKIRNERTGSSLANDLLLKYKIAVRDCGNFIGLSEKFVRLAVRTPEENETILNALYELSHGKTYPRKVPRKTPAVMFQGTASNVGKSVMTAAFCRILVQDGIKVAPFKSQNMALNSFVTREGGEIGRAQALQAQAAKILPDIRMNPILLKPSSEKDSQVIINGKPIAAMDFRDYTKYKSFAFEEVKKAYDSLSSEYDAILIEGAGSASEVNLKKNDIVNMRMAEYAKANVFLIGNIDHGGIFGSILGTMETLAEWERKLVAGFIINRFRGVKELLKTGTEYLEEYTGKRVLGIVSHLQNLELPEEDSLEFKSGALDDTSPLGNRIDVALIDTPRISNHTDIDALRMEPDVRVRIVRSRKDLGEPDVLILPGSKNVITDLDHIRNVGLEEPILTLANNGRTDIVGICGGYQMLGRNVFDPYRIETDRGNTKGLGLLDLETVLEKDKLLKQVKAIHNPSGCEVEGYEIHHGRTESIGQNATIFQNENKDALGHSDSTGRIWGTYIHGVFDRDEFRRNYLDRIRTRNGKQPLGEIQVSYNLEKSLDRLAEHVRRSLDVNFVYQLMGL comes from the coding sequence ATGGAACGTACAAAACACGGTGGAAATCTTTGGGAGCTTGCGCGCAGAGCAGGGTGCGCACCCGATCAAATTCTGGACTTTTCCGCAAATATCAATCCGCTCGGGTTCCCGGAATGGCTCCGCCCGTTTTTAAACTCTAAGATCAGCGATCTTGTCTCTTATCCCGATCCCGATTACGCGTCTTTGAAGGAAAAATTACATGCAAAATATGGAATATTCCCCGATCAGATCGTTTTCGGCAACGGAGCGGCGGAACTCATCCATCAGATTCCGTCTGCGGTAAACGCCGATTATGCGATTCTGATTGAACCTTGTTACGGCGGTTATCGGGAATCGATCCAACTTGCAAATCTTCCCTGCACGGAACTGCGCCTCCACGAAGAAGATTCGTTTCGTCTTCAAGTCGATGCGATCGAACAGGTTGTACGATCGAATCCTGACCGGAGGGCTTTGATCTTTTTAGGGCATCCGAACAATCCCACCGGACTCACTCTCAACAAAAAAGAAATTCAAACACTCGCGAAGACTTTCCCGGATAGTTTCTTTGTGATCGACGAATCGTTTATCGAATTCGTTTCCGAAGAAGATTCGTTTCAAAATGAACGAACCGAAAATATGATCTTGATCCGGTCTTTGACGAAAATTCTCGCGATTCCGGGACTGCGGATCGGATTCTGCAATGCTTCCGCAGAGATTTGTTCCCGACTCAACAAAAGACTTCCCAGTTGGAATGTCAACGCGCTCGCCGCCGCCGTTTCCGAAAAAGCGATCGACGATTCGGATTTTTTTAAAGCGACAAGAAACAAGGTTTCCGAATGGAGAGACGACTTCGTTGCAAAACTCGGTCGATTCGATTTTTTGCATGTATTCCCGAGCGAGACGAATTTTGTTCTCGTAAAAATACGGAACGAAAGAACAGGGTCTTCTCTCGCAAACGATCTTCTGTTAAAGTATAAGATCGCTGTCCGAGATTGCGGTAATTTTATCGGACTCTCCGAAAAATTCGTTCGCCTTGCGGTTCGAACTCCGGAAGAAAACGAAACGATCTTAAACGCCCTCTACGAGTTATCTCACGGTAAAACATATCCTCGAAAGGTTCCGCGCAAAACCCCGGCGGTCATGTTCCAAGGAACGGCGTCTAACGTAGGAAAAAGCGTTATGACCGCCGCATTCTGCCGGATTCTCGTTCAAGACGGAATCAAAGTCGCTCCGTTTAAATCGCAGAACATGGCCTTAAATTCTTTCGTTACCCGCGAAGGAGGGGAGATCGGACGGGCACAAGCCTTGCAGGCACAGGCCGCAAAAATTCTTCCGGACATTCGGATGAATCCCATTCTTCTCAAACCTTCGAGCGAAAAGGATTCACAGGTAATCATCAACGGTAAACCGATCGCCGCAATGGATTTCAGGGACTATACGAAATACAAATCCTTCGCGTTTGAAGAGGTGAAAAAAGCGTACGATTCGCTTTCATCCGAATATGACGCAATTCTAATAGAAGGAGCGGGCAGCGCATCCGAAGTGAACCTGAAAAAAAACGACATCGTAAACATGAGAATGGCGGAGTATGCAAAGGCCAACGTCTTTCTCATCGGAAACATCGATCACGGAGGAATTTTCGGATCGATCCTAGGAACGATGGAAACCCTAGCGGAATGGGAACGAAAACTCGTAGCCGGTTTTATCATCAACCGCTTTCGCGGAGTCAAAGAATTGCTCAAAACGGGAACGGAATATCTGGAAGAATACACGGGCAAACGCGTTCTAGGAATCGTTTCCCATCTTCAAAACCTGGAACTTCCCGAAGAAGACTCCCTTGAATTCAAATCGGGAGCGTTAGACGACACATCTCCCTTGGGAAATAGAATCGATGTCGCTTTGATCGACACTCCGAGAATCTCCAATCATACGGACATCGACGCGCTTCGGATGGAACCGGACGTACGCGTTCGCATCGTGAGAAGCCGAAAGGATCTGGGAGAACCGGACGTACTGATTCTTCCCGGAAGCAAAAACGTTATCACCGATCTGGATCATATACGCAATGTCGGTTTAGAGGAACCGATCCTAACCCTGGCGAATAACGGAAGAACGGATATCGTAGGCATTTGCGGCGGCTATCAAATGCTCGGAAGAAACGTCTTTGATCCGTATCGGATCGAAACGGATCGGGGAAACACAAAAGGCCTCGGACTTTTGGATCTGGAAACCGTATTAGAAAAAGATAAATTGCTCAAGCAAGTCAAGGCGATTCATAATCCGAGCGGCTGCGAAGTGGAGGGATACGAAATCCATCACGGAAGAACGGAGTCGATCGGACAAAACGCAACCATCTTTCAAAACGAAAACAAGGACGCTCTCGGTCATAGCGATTCAACGGGAAGAATCTGGGGAACATACATTCACGGAGTTTTCGATCGAGACGAATTTAGGAGAAATTATTTGGATCGGATCCGAACCCGAAACGGCAAACAACCCTTGGGTGAAATCCAAGTTTCGTACAACCTTGAAAAATCCCTGGACCGTTTAGCGGAACACGTTAGGCGATCTTTGGACGTGAACTTCGTTTATCAATTGATGGGACTTTGA
- the cbiB gene encoding adenosylcobinamide-phosphate synthase CbiB, with product MPWIIAASIVFDLILGDPRNAPHPVRIIGKFARTSEVFFRSAFRSERIAGVFTSCSVYLPSFFIPFLFIRFAETTHWIFGTLLSAITIYTTIAIRDMIDHSREVYDALVQKNLPLARERVSRIVARDTKDLEEPEIIRACVESTSESLVDGITAPLFYAAFGGPAWAMLYRSINTLDSLFGYKNERYRMFGGFPARMDDIANYIPARITSCVLVFSSWVLGYNFKNSFYILLRDGRKHPSPNSGLAEAAAAGALELQLGGINFYDGVKSEKPKLGDFKKEFRVEHILQANRLILLSSLFTACVYILIYFLSAWVWKEWVT from the coding sequence ATGCCTTGGATCATAGCCGCATCCATCGTTTTCGATCTGATATTAGGCGACCCGAGAAACGCACCGCATCCGGTTCGTATCATCGGTAAATTCGCGAGAACTTCCGAAGTCTTCTTTCGTTCCGCATTTCGTTCGGAACGAATCGCGGGCGTTTTCACTTCTTGTTCCGTATATCTTCCTTCTTTTTTCATTCCTTTTTTGTTCATTCGATTTGCGGAAACGACGCATTGGATCTTCGGAACATTATTGTCTGCGATTACGATCTATACTACGATTGCGATTCGAGATATGATCGATCATAGCAGGGAAGTCTACGACGCTCTGGTTCAGAAAAATCTTCCTCTGGCACGCGAACGGGTCTCCCGTATCGTCGCACGAGACACGAAAGATCTCGAAGAACCGGAAATCATACGAGCCTGTGTCGAAAGCACTTCCGAAAGTCTGGTCGACGGAATCACCGCTCCTCTCTTTTACGCCGCATTCGGAGGACCGGCTTGGGCGATGTTGTATCGATCCATAAACACGTTAGACTCTCTTTTCGGATATAAGAACGAGCGATATCGGATGTTCGGGGGCTTCCCGGCAAGAATGGACGACATTGCCAATTACATTCCCGCGCGAATCACGTCCTGCGTCCTTGTATTTTCGTCTTGGGTTTTAGGATACAACTTTAAGAATTCATTCTATATCCTCTTGCGCGACGGGAGAAAACATCCGAGTCCGAATTCGGGTCTTGCGGAAGCGGCTGCAGCAGGAGCGCTGGAACTTCAGCTCGGAGGAATCAACTTTTACGACGGGGTCAAAAGCGAGAAACCGAAGCTCGGGGATTTCAAAAAGGAATTCCGGGTCGAACATATTCTTCAGGCAAATCGTTTGATTCTTCTTTCCTCCCTGTTCACCGCGTGCGTTTATATCCTGATTTATTTTTTATCCGCTTGGGTTTGGAAAGAATGGGTCACCTAA
- a CDS encoding histidine phosphatase family protein has protein sequence MINRPDQRNIFYAFRHGETPWNRERRLQGHSEVSITKEGEEQAKSVIPFLKKSGVNFLISSDLLRAKQTAAIVSSELGLETTFDARLREVYLGQGQGKLIEEVDTYFGESFWKRWSDFGPIYDDLRFPGGESKRDVDERIRSFLDSHAELFRDRVVALCTHGFVMTRMFKILRPEIKDIWHIQNGECIEFEAKATERKSFP, from the coding sequence ATGATAAATCGACCCGATCAACGTAATATATTCTACGCCTTTCGACACGGCGAAACTCCATGGAACCGAGAACGAAGACTTCAAGGCCATTCGGAAGTTTCGATTACGAAAGAAGGGGAAGAACAGGCGAAATCCGTAATCCCTTTCCTAAAAAAATCGGGCGTGAACTTCCTCATCAGTAGCGATCTGTTACGCGCCAAACAAACGGCCGCGATCGTATCGAGCGAACTCGGCTTAGAAACGACGTTCGACGCAAGACTTCGGGAAGTTTACCTCGGACAAGGGCAGGGCAAACTCATCGAAGAAGTGGATACGTATTTCGGGGAATCGTTTTGGAAGCGATGGAGCGACTTCGGTCCGATATACGACGATCTTCGATTTCCCGGAGGAGAATCTAAACGAGACGTGGACGAACGGATTCGTTCTTTTCTAGATTCTCACGCCGAATTATTCCGAGACCGAGTCGTCGCATTGTGCACGCATGGCTTCGTTATGACACGAATGTTTAAAATTCTCAGGCCGGAAATAAAAGATATTTGGCATATTCAAAATGGAGAATGTATTGAATTCGAGGCGAAGGCAACCGAACGAAAATCATTTCCATAA